CCGACCTGATCGTGCTGCCCGAGCTGTGGGCCACCGGGTACTTCGCCTTCGACGACTACGCCCGTGACGCCGAACCGGCCGACGGACCGTCGCTGGCGCGGCTCGGCGAGCTGGCCCGCGAGACCGGCGCGTACCTGCACGGCGGCAGCTTCGTCGAGCGCCTGCCCGACGGCGCCCTGCGCAACACCGCCGTGCTGTTCGACCCGACCGGCGAGCTCGTGCACAGCTACAGCAAGGTGCACGTGTTCGGCTACCAGTCGAAGGAAGCGCAGCTGCTCAAGCCCGGTGACCACGTGTCCGCGGTGGCGACGCCGTTCGGCGCCGTCGCCGGCACCACGTGTTACGACCTGCGCTTCCCCGAGCTGTGGCGCTGCCTCGTCGACGCCGGCGCGGAGATCGTGATCGTGCCGGCCGCCTGGCCCGCGGCGCGGCTCGCCCACTGGCGCCTGTTCACCACCGCCCGCGCGGTGGAGGACCAGGTGCTGGTGGTGGCGTGCAACGCCACCGGGACCCAGGGCGGGGTCGAGCTCGGCGGGCACAGCCGCGTCGTCGACCCCTGGGGCACCGTGCTCGCCGAGGCCGGCACCGAAGAGGGGATCACCTGGTGCGACGTCGATCCCGGCGTCGTCCCCGCCACGCGCGAGCAGTTCCCCGTGCTCGACGACCGGCTCCCCAGCTACCGCGAACTGACCATCCGAGGAGCGCACGCATGACCGCACTCACGTTCACCGTGGCCGGGACGGGCGAAACCGTCGCGGTCGCCGACTTCGACCTCGTGGTCGCGGGCTACACCGGCCGCGACGAGGCCGCCGTGAAGCACCACATCGACGAACTCGCCGCCATCGGCGTGCCGCCGCCCGACTCCGTCCCGGCGTTCTACGAGCTCGACGCGGCCCTGGCGACGCAGGCCGCCGCCATTTCCGTCGACGGCACCAACACCTCCGGCGAGGTGGAGCCGGTGCTCGTGCGCGCGGGCGGCAAGCTCTACCTCACGGTGGGCTCCGACCACACCGACCGCGACATCGAGACCTCCAGCGTCAAGGACTCGAAGGCGGCCTGCCCCAAGCCGCTTGGCACCACCGTGATCCCGGTCGAGAACCCCGACTGGGACGCGATCGTCGCCGAATCCACTGTGGACGGCGTGCGCTACCAGCACGGCCCGCTCAGCGCCCTGCGCATCCCCACCGACGTGCTGGCCCTGCTCGGCGGCTCGGCCGAGCGCGACCTGGTGATGTTCTGCGGCACCCTGACGCTGCTCGACGGCAAGTTCGTGCCCGGGAAGGCCTGGACGCTGTCGCTGGCCCTGCCCGGCGGCCCCGAGCTCACCCACGCCTACTCGGTGTCCTGACCCCTCGCATCTGGAGAGAGAAACCCCCATGGCCAAACCGGAACACGAGTTCTTCCCCGCCAAGACGGTGGAGTTCACGCCCTGCGCGGGCGTCGTGCCGCAGCTGACCGAACGCATCCTCGCCGCCGACGGCGACAGCGGCGTGGCGACGCGCATCCTGCGCTTCGAGCCCGGCACGGACACCACCCCGAACGGCGTGCAGGTGCACGACTTCTGGGAAGAGGTCTACATCCTCGAAGGCTCGTTCCACGACACGCGCCTCGGCAAGACCTTCTCCGCCGGCGACTACGCCTGCCGCCCGCCGGGCATGGAGCACGGCCCGTGGACGAGCGAGGAAGGCTGCCTCACGTTCGAGGTGCGCTACCGCGCGAGCTGAACCGTCCACAGCGGACACGCGAGAAAGGGCGCCCGGTCCCCGCCGGGCGCCCTTTCTCGCGCGCGCGGTACGCCATCGTTGCGTGGATGTGGAAACGGGGCGCCCGACCTTCGGCCGGGCGCCCCGCCCCGACTTGGCTCACGGACTCAGACGGGCTTGCGGGCGAGGTCGTAGGCGAAGCTCACGGTCTCGGTGAAGACACCGCCGTCGTTGTGTGGGCGGAGGGTGGCTGCGAGGTCGGCATCGAATGCGGCGGCCCGGTCGGCGATGACCGCGGGCGGGAGGAACGAGGTGGAGCGAATGTGGCCGGTGAGTTCTGCCAGGCTCCAATGGTGCTCGGCCGTGAGGGCATGGCGGCCGAGCACCTCGAACCCGGCTGCGGACAGCACATCGGGATCGGATCGGCGCCGGCGCGCCCGGTCCGCGTCTTCGGGAATCCTGTGCTCGGCACCGAGCTCCCGCTGCCATCGGTTCAGGGTGGCCGCGAGTGATCGCTGCCAGTCTTCCCCGCCCGCCCAGGGCGAGGAAGACCAGCACAATGCGAGGTACCCGCCGGGAACGAGCCAGTGGAGTATCCGGCGGGCGACCTGGTCGCGCTCCAGCCGGTGGAAGGCGTTGCCGACGACGGCCAGCTCGAAGTAGTCCGGCTGTGCAGCAAGCGTCTCGGCGCTGGAGACGATGGGGCGAAGATCCCTCACGCGCGTCTCAGCCGCCTTGACGCGAACGGTTTCGATCATGTCCCGTTCCTGGTCCACGGTCCACACTTCTGCGAAGTGTGGGCTGAGCGGGAAGGCGAGTTGGCCGGTCCCGCAGGCCAGATCCAGCAGGCGTCCGCGCCCGGAGAGGTGGGTGCCGGCGACCAGATGGGTGAGCAGGGATGTCGGATACGGCAGCCGGTAACGGTCGTAGTACTCGGCGGTGCCCTGGTAGAGGTCTGATGCGAAGTTCGCCTCGTTGCTCACCGGGCCTGGCCCTTTCTGTCGGCTTCGGCCCAGGTTAGTGCCTGCTGCTGCGAATGCGCTCGAGTGCGCCGTGCCCGTCGTCGAGGAGCGGGCCGGCCCGAGTCGGCCCGGGCTGGTACGCACCCGACCGGCGGTGGATTTCGTCGAGGGCGGCGTGGAGGTCGTCCGGGATGGAAACGGGGCGCCCGACCTTCGGCCGGGCGCCCCGCGGTCTGTCTGCCTCACTTACGCCTGCACGGTCTCCGTGCGGCCACCGAGGTCGTAACCGGCCAGCGCGCCGTCCACGAGGGCCTCCGCGCGGGCGAAGTCGTAGATCTGGCTCATGCGCGACTTCACCAGGAAGGGCGCGCCGGCGTAGAACATCTCGTACTGCTGGTGGCGGCTCGCGAACTCCGAGCCGACGAGGTCCCACACGAGCTTGAGCAGCTTCACGCGCTCGATCGTCGGGTGGCCCGGCGACTGCACGTACCGCTCGAAGTCGGCGCGGGCCTCGGGGTTCTCGAAGTCGGCGGCCGAGGACGGCAGCTGGATCACGCCGCCGCCGACGAGGTCACGGACCAGGTGCAGCAGCTTCGGGTAGAAGTCCGACTGCAGCGTCATAGTCGCGTAGCACTCCTCGCGCCCCGGCCAGGCCACGCCCTTCTCGTCGAGCTCGCAGTTCTGTTCCTGCGCGTAGACGAGGCCGGAAACCATGGCCGCGTGGGCGGCCAGCTCGCCGAGCACGCCGCGCACCGGCGGGAACTTGTCCGAGCCGTTCATGCGCGCCACGCGCAGCGCGAGGCCCGCCAGCAGGTCCAGCTTCACGGAGAAGCGGATCTGGGCCTGGTTGTTGCCCAGCAGGTGCGCCGGCGTGCGGCTCCACTGGTCGCTGGTGATCTGACGGTCGCGGAACACGAAGACCTTGTCCCACGGCACGAAGACGTCGTCGAACACGATGAGCGAGTCGGTCTCGTCGAAGCGCGTGGCGAGCGGGTAGTCGTACACGCTCGTGGCGGCTTCGGCGTAGCTGCGGCGCGAGTAGATCTTCAGGCCCTCGGCGCCGATCGGGACGGCGACGGAGATCGCCTGGTCCTCGTCACCCGGTTGCAGCGGCACGATGCAGCTGAGCACGAGGTAGTCGGAGATCGCCGCGCCCGTGCCGAGCATCTGCGCGCCGGCGACGACGATGCCGTCCTCACGCTCCTCCTTGACGCCCGCGTACAGGTGCGGGTCGGCCTGCTGGTGCGCGGGCTTGCTGCGGTCGATCTGCGGCGGCACGATCGCGTACGAGCAGTAGAGGTCGTTGTCGCGCACGTACTCGTAGAACTTCGTGACGTTGTCGGCGAAGCGCTGCTCGCCCGCCGCGAAGACGTCGGAACGGCCCGCCCAGCCGGCCAGGAAGCCCGCGACGTGCTCGGGTCCGCGGCCCATGAGACCGAACGTCGCCTCGGCCGTCTTGCGCAGCGCGACCCGGCGGCGGCGCAGGTCGTCCTCGCCGCGCGGGATGAGGTACGACAGGTTCACCGGGGCGCCGGTGGTCGGGGACGGGAACGTCATCTCCGCGGCGTTGGCCGGGTCGTGCGCGAGGTCGTACACGCGCGCGATGGACTCGACGGCCCCCTTGAATGCGGGGTGCGCGGCGACGTCGGAGACGTATTCGCCGTCGACGAACACCCGCCGGTTGTCGCGCAGTCCTTCGACGTAGTCCTTGCCGGAACGCGTCACGCCGATTCCTCCAGTGCGATCGGTAGCGGCCGGGGCCGCGGGTGGTGGACTCCTGCTTGCAACTGCCGGTAGCTGCCCCGGAAGTGCAGGAGCGGTTCGTGGTGCGGCAGCGCCGAGCTGAGCCCGATGCCGCCGACCTTTGCGATGAGCACGGCGTGCGTGCCCGCGTGGACGTCCTGGTCGATTTCGCAGTCCAGGAACGCGAGGGCGCCGGAAAGGGCCGGGCTGTGCCAGCCTTCGCGGCGGGTGAGCCATTCCTCGGGCAGGGCCTTGTCCGCGCCCGGGCGGGCGCAGTGGTCCGAGATCTCGCGCGCGGGCGAGCCGAGGATGTTCACGCCGAACCGGCGGGTTTCGGCGATGCGCTCGTAGGTGCGGGTGGAACGGTTGACACAGACCAGGATCATGAGCGGATCGACCGACACCGACGAGAACGCGGTGGCGGTCATGCCGAGCGGGCGACCGGCCGCGTCCCTGAGGGTGATGACGTTGACACTGGCCGCGAAAGAGCCGAGCGCCGCCTTGAATCCGCTGGGATCACTGTCCGCGGGGTGCAGAGCCATCGGGTGACCTCCTGGGGGGTGACGCCAGAAGGCTAACAAGAATACCTGACTTTAGTCAACTAAAATGGTGCGACGTATGATCGCCGGGTTCGCTCGCCGCCGCGCTCGTCCGAGAGGCCGTGCTCGTCCGAAGGGAAGCCCAGCCCCATGAACGACGCAATGCGCGCTTACACGAAGTGGGCCGACATCGGCGACGCCAAGCGCAGCCGCGAGTTCCAGGCGTACGTCAAGAACATCGCCGACGCGCGCTACGTGACCCGCCGCGTGCTGCGGATCGTCGACGAGCAGGCGAAGACCCACGGCCTGGAACCCCTGCTGCACCAGGCACTCCTGCAGGTGTACGGGTCCAACGAGGCCCGCGGCATCACGGTGAGCACACTGGCGGCCAGGCTCGACGTGGCCGCCGCGTTCGCGTCGCGCATGGTGCGCCGCCTGGAGGAACTGGGCCTGGTGACGCGCGAGGCGTCGGAGAGCGACCGGCGCGCGACCAACGTCGTCGCCACCGACGCCGGCGCGGAGAAGCTCGCGGAGATCGACGACGAGGTGCACCACAGCGTCGCGTTCCTGCAGCACCAGCTGACCGAGGACGAACGCCTGTCGGCGCTGTCGATCTTCGCGTTCTACGTGGGCCTCGACCCCGACTCGGCCATCGCCGAAGCCATCCGCGCGGCCGCCGATTCCTGAGCCCTTCCCTGATATAGTGTCCTCAGGTCATTGACTTGAAGATGCTTTAAATCGGGGAGGGGAACACGGTGGAGGACGGGACCGCGGAGCTACTCGCCCTGTGGGGCAAGGGCGCGGTCGCGTCGAGCGACCTCGACTTCGCCAACCATGTCAAGGCGATCGCCCACGCGCGGTTCGTGCTGCGCAAGATCCTGCGGCTGCTCGACGAGCAAGCCATCGCGGGTGGGCTGCAGCCGTTGCAGCACCAGGCACTGCTGCAGATCTTCGGCGCCGAGGGACCACTGCCGGTGAACAAGGTCGCCGAGCGGCTCGACATCGCTCCCGCGCTCGCGTCGCGCCTGATCCGCCAACTCGAGGAGAAGGGGCTCGTGCACCGCGCCCGCATCCCCGACGACCGTCGGGTCATCGCCGTGCATGCCTCGGAAGCCGGCATCGAGGTGCTGCGCACCATCGACAACGCCGTGCACCACCACGTGAACCACTTCCAGCGCCAGCTCACCGACGAGGGCAAGTTCGGCGCGCTGGCCACGTTCTCGTTCTACCTGGGGCTGGACTCCGACCCCCGGCTGGCGCTGCTGCTCACCGCGGCCGGGCACCACGCGCACGCGCACCACCACTGACACTCTGCCGCGGGCATGGAAAGAGGCCCCGGCCCGGGTGCGTCCACACCGGACCGGAGCCCCTCGGTCTTCGTCAGTTCTGCGGGCGGTACCGCAGCAGGAACCCCTCGATCCCCGACACGAGCATGTTGATCACGAGCGCCACCAGCCCGACCACGACCACGAGCCCGTAGACCTGGCCCGACTGGAAGTTCTGCTGCGCGGTCTCCATGAGCTTGCCCAGCCCGGACACCTGCGTGCTGATCTCGACCACCAGCACCAGCACCAGCGTGAGCGGCGCCGCGATCTTCACACCCAGCAGCAGTCCCGGCACGATCGCGGGCAGGTGGATCTTGCGGAACGCCGCGAACTTCCCGAGTCGCAGCGTCGAGGCCACGTCGGAGAGCACGACGTCGGCCGACTTCGCCGACTGGCGCACCTGCAGCAGCACGGGCCACAGAGCGCCGAAGACCACCACGTAGAGCTTCATCGATTCGGTGTAGCCCACGAGCAGCACGGCGAGCGGCACGAGCGCGACGCCCGGCAGGAACCGGAAGTACTCCAGGATCGGGCCGAGCAGGCGTTCCGCCAGCGGGACGTGCCCGATCAGCAGGCCCAGCACCGCGCCGAGCACGGTGGCGGCCAGCAGCGACAGCACGAACGTCTCGAGCGTGGCGAGCAGCCCCTCGACCAGCGCGCCGCCGGAGGTGAGCTCCCACGTCTGGCTGAACCAGGCGGCCGGCGGCGGGAAGAAGGTGCTCGAACTGTCGCCGATCACCTGCCACAGCACGAGCACCAGGGCCAACGGCAGCAGGCCGCGCAGGGGCGCGACCCCGGACTTACGGGTTCTACGCGGCATCGTCGGCTCCCCCGGCGGCTTGACGGGCACCCGGCACGAACCGGAGTGTCCACACGAGAATGAAGTTGAGCACGATGCCGAGCACACCGGTGAGCAGGATGTAGGAGAACATCGCCGCCGGGCGCAGCGACTGCTGCTGCTCCACGAGCGCGTAGCCGATGCCCGCGGGGTCGCCGACGATCTCGGCGACGATGGCGAGCACCAGTGCGGCCGAGAGGCTCAGCCGCAGCGCCACCACGATCTTCGGCAGTGCCGTGGGCAGCGCGAACTTCACGACCTTGGCCACCGGCGACAGGCCGAGGGTACGCGCGAGGTCCTGGTGCACGGGGTTCACGCCGCGCACGCCGTCGATCGTGCTGATCGCCACGGGCCAGATCGCAACCCACGCCGCGATCACGATCTCCATCTCCACGGTCTGCGCCAGCAGGATCACCACGATCGGCACGAACGAGATCGCGGGCAGCGCGCGCAGCACCTCCACCGACGCCATGCCATACGTCCACGCGGGACGGACGAGCCCGAGCAACAGCCCGAGCAGCAGGCCCAGCACGGAACCCAGGGCCCAGCCACCGAGGCAGGCGGCGAGCGTGTGCGCGGTGTTCGTGAGCAGCTCGCCGGAGGCAGCGAGATCCACTGTGGACGACCAGATGTCCGACGGTGCCGGGATGTTGTCATACGGCAGCAGCCCGGTCGATTTCACGAGCTGCCACAGCAGGATCACGACCACCGGCACCGCGAAGCCGATAAGGCGCCTCACTGAGCCTCCGATTCCGCCCGCAGCGCCTCGTACACGCGGTGGCGAGCGGCGAGGTAGGCCGGGAGCT
The sequence above is a segment of the Amycolatopsis sp. 2-15 genome. Coding sequences within it:
- a CDS encoding MarR family winged helix-turn-helix transcriptional regulator; the encoded protein is MNDAMRAYTKWADIGDAKRSREFQAYVKNIADARYVTRRVLRIVDEQAKTHGLEPLLHQALLQVYGSNEARGITVSTLAARLDVAAAFASRMVRRLEELGLVTREASESDRRATNVVATDAGAEKLAEIDDEVHHSVAFLQHQLTEDERLSALSIFAFYVGLDPDSAIAEAIRAAADS
- a CDS encoding ABC transporter permease, with the translated sequence MRRLIGFAVPVVVILLWQLVKSTGLLPYDNIPAPSDIWSSTVDLAASGELLTNTAHTLAACLGGWALGSVLGLLLGLLLGLVRPAWTYGMASVEVLRALPAISFVPIVVILLAQTVEMEIVIAAWVAIWPVAISTIDGVRGVNPVHQDLARTLGLSPVAKVVKFALPTALPKIVVALRLSLSAALVLAIVAEIVGDPAGIGYALVEQQQSLRPAAMFSYILLTGVLGIVLNFILVWTLRFVPGARQAAGGADDAA
- a CDS encoding cupin domain-containing protein codes for the protein MAKPEHEFFPAKTVEFTPCAGVVPQLTERILAADGDSGVATRILRFEPGTDTTPNGVQVHDFWEEVYILEGSFHDTRLGKTFSAGDYACRPPGMEHGPWTSEEGCLTFEVRYRAS
- a CDS encoding DUF2848 family protein — encoded protein: MTALTFTVAGTGETVAVADFDLVVAGYTGRDEAAVKHHIDELAAIGVPPPDSVPAFYELDAALATQAAAISVDGTNTSGEVEPVLVRAGGKLYLTVGSDHTDRDIETSSVKDSKAACPKPLGTTVIPVENPDWDAIVAESTVDGVRYQHGPLSALRIPTDVLALLGGSAERDLVMFCGTLTLLDGKFVPGKAWTLSLALPGGPELTHAYSVS
- a CDS encoding 4-hydroxyphenylacetate 3-hydroxylase family protein encodes the protein MTRSGKDYVEGLRDNRRVFVDGEYVSDVAAHPAFKGAVESIARVYDLAHDPANAAEMTFPSPTTGAPVNLSYLIPRGEDDLRRRRVALRKTAEATFGLMGRGPEHVAGFLAGWAGRSDVFAAGEQRFADNVTKFYEYVRDNDLYCSYAIVPPQIDRSKPAHQQADPHLYAGVKEEREDGIVVAGAQMLGTGAAISDYLVLSCIVPLQPGDEDQAISVAVPIGAEGLKIYSRRSYAEAATSVYDYPLATRFDETDSLIVFDDVFVPWDKVFVFRDRQITSDQWSRTPAHLLGNNQAQIRFSVKLDLLAGLALRVARMNGSDKFPPVRGVLGELAAHAAMVSGLVYAQEQNCELDEKGVAWPGREECYATMTLQSDFYPKLLHLVRDLVGGGVIQLPSSAADFENPEARADFERYVQSPGHPTIERVKLLKLVWDLVGSEFASRHQQYEMFYAGAPFLVKSRMSQIYDFARAEALVDGALAGYDLGGRTETVQA
- a CDS encoding flavin reductase family protein, which encodes MALHPADSDPSGFKAALGSFAASVNVITLRDAAGRPLGMTATAFSSVSVDPLMILVCVNRSTRTYERIAETRRFGVNILGSPAREISDHCARPGADKALPEEWLTRREGWHSPALSGALAFLDCEIDQDVHAGTHAVLIAKVGGIGLSSALPHHEPLLHFRGSYRQLQAGVHHPRPRPLPIALEESA
- a CDS encoding carbon-nitrogen family hydrolase — protein: MKIALVQIGSPEDEPVAARFDRVAGLVRSAASADLIVLPELWATGYFAFDDYARDAEPADGPSLARLGELARETGAYLHGGSFVERLPDGALRNTAVLFDPTGELVHSYSKVHVFGYQSKEAQLLKPGDHVSAVATPFGAVAGTTCYDLRFPELWRCLVDAGAEIVIVPAAWPAARLAHWRLFTTARAVEDQVLVVACNATGTQGGVELGGHSRVVDPWGTVLAEAGTEEGITWCDVDPGVVPATREQFPVLDDRLPSYRELTIRGAHA
- a CDS encoding class I SAM-dependent methyltransferase, which gives rise to MSNEANFASDLYQGTAEYYDRYRLPYPTSLLTHLVAGTHLSGRGRLLDLACGTGQLAFPLSPHFAEVWTVDQERDMIETVRVKAAETRVRDLRPIVSSAETLAAQPDYFELAVVGNAFHRLERDQVARRILHWLVPGGYLALCWSSSPWAGGEDWQRSLAATLNRWQRELGAEHRIPEDADRARRRRSDPDVLSAAGFEVLGRHALTAEHHWSLAELTGHIRSTSFLPPAVIADRAAAFDADLAATLRPHNDGGVFTETVSFAYDLARKPV
- a CDS encoding ABC transporter permease, which translates into the protein MPRRTRKSGVAPLRGLLPLALVLVLWQVIGDSSSTFFPPPAAWFSQTWELTSGGALVEGLLATLETFVLSLLAATVLGAVLGLLIGHVPLAERLLGPILEYFRFLPGVALVPLAVLLVGYTESMKLYVVVFGALWPVLLQVRQSAKSADVVLSDVASTLRLGKFAAFRKIHLPAIVPGLLLGVKIAAPLTLVLVLVVEISTQVSGLGKLMETAQQNFQSGQVYGLVVVVGLVALVINMLVSGIEGFLLRYRPQN
- a CDS encoding MarR family winged helix-turn-helix transcriptional regulator, producing the protein MEDGTAELLALWGKGAVASSDLDFANHVKAIAHARFVLRKILRLLDEQAIAGGLQPLQHQALLQIFGAEGPLPVNKVAERLDIAPALASRLIRQLEEKGLVHRARIPDDRRVIAVHASEAGIEVLRTIDNAVHHHVNHFQRQLTDEGKFGALATFSFYLGLDSDPRLALLLTAAGHHAHAHHH